The following are from one region of the Nymphalis io chromosome 21, ilAglIoxx1.1, whole genome shotgun sequence genome:
- the LOC126776681 gene encoding uncharacterized protein LOC126776681: protein MDVDTELSSDTNNVRRKRPLVAVALLDSGSDTETEVRAAAKCSSARRGKLASRGRGSLAQAKAELKAKAEEAREEAFERSLRSRAFRKGTPKVVLDPEESASDATGDPTKLGVEELRAQAGRNAALILEDGSGGDSPLRADNGHLRKEIEDLKSELKAHRREFTEMRTTVAAANDSVANTTRDAQALEELKASIVSAVGAINARLNGIEECLPPVKEHHPPLAADKRRELMQPNGPTYSQAAQTTSPPFVSPTPKRVAAPVRKPVAPAVPPTPIVGPSVASTAPESQSWEAQESSWSTVVKKGRKGKKPSPTAFVPTTAAPMEPIAPQAPKPKLATPRTAAVIVTLQPEAQVKGVTYAHVLERAEQGVKLQDFDICGGLKVLRSATGAKSWSCLGRSRTKQKSLPRSSALFWMGWLTLLTGPTMKVDLRVTGLDDSVTREKLIAAVARERSCPVEAIRCGEMSRGPGYMGIARVTCPIAVAKKLSDSGRLLVGWSPARVHVLEQRPLRCFKCMGLGHTKALCPSRAERAGLCFRCGVDGHKSAGCTGKLRCAVCADAGKPSGHMMGSRECIPPITNFKVVLGTQTTSNVGRHQAEEEAAMSS from the exons ATGGACGTTGACACAGAATTGTCGTCCGACACTAATAATGTTAGGCGTAAACGCCCACTTGTGGCAGTCGCCCTGCTCGATTCCGGCTCCGATACGGAGACGGAAGTCAGAGCAGCGGCTAAATGTAGCAGTGCTCGTCGGGGGAAGCTTGCTTCAAGAGGACGCGGAAGCCTTGCTCAGGCTAAGGCCGAGCTTAAGGCGAAGGCTGAAGAGGCCAGGGAAGAGGCGTTCGAGCGCTCGCTCCGGAGTAGGGCGTTCCGGAAAGGAACTCCAAAAGTTGTTTTGGACCCGGAGGAGTCTGCATCGGATGCCACGGGAGATCCCACGAAGCTGGGCGTGGAGGAACTTCGCGCGCAAGCTGGCCGTAACGCAGCCCTCATTTTAGAG GACGGAAGCGGAGGAGACTCGCCGCTTCGCGCGGATAACGGACACCTACGCAAGGAAATAGAGGACTTAAAGTCGGAGCTAAAAGCCCACCGCCGTGAGTTCACGGAGATGCGAACAACGGTGGCAGCGGCGAACGATTCGGTGGCCAACACCACGCGGGATGCGCAGGCACTTGAGGAGTTAAAGGCATCCATAGTGTCTGCGGTCGGCGCAATAAACGCCCGCTTGAACGGCATTGAGGAGTGCCTCCCTCCCGTCAAGGAGCATCACCCCCCCTTAGCGGCGGACAAGAGGCGGGAGTTGATGCAGCCAAACGGTCCGACCTATTCCCAGGCGGCCCAAACAACTTCACCGCCTTTTGTATCACCCACACCCAAGCGAGTGGCCGCACCTGTGCGGAAGCCGGTGGCTCCAGCCGTACCACCAACACCGATAGTTGGTCCCTCTGTCGCCTCGACCGCGCCGGAGTCTCAGTCATGGGAGGCCCAGGAGTCGTCCTGGTCCACCGTAGTAAAGAAGGGGAGGAAGGGAAAGAAACCTTCCCCCACAGCCTTTGTACCCACTACAGCTGCGCCAATGGAGCCAATAGCACCTCAAGCTCCGAAACCGAAGTTGGCTACCCCTCGCACGGCTGCAGTGATCGTAACATTGCAGCCGGAGGCGCAAGTAAAGGGTGTCACGTACGCCCACGTCCTGGAGCGAGCCGAGCAGGGTGTAAAGCTTCAGGACTTCGATATCTGTGGCGGACTTAAAGTCCTTCGTTCTGCGACGGGTGCCAAGTCCTGGAGCTGCCTAGGGCGCAGTCGGACCAAGCAGAAAAGCTTGCCTAGAAGCTCCGCACTGTTTTGGATGGGGTGGCTAACGCTACTGACTGGCCCTACAATGAAGGTGGACTTAAGGGTGACGGGCCTAGACGACTCCGTCACTAGGGAAAAGTTAATCGCCGCTGTCGCTCGTGAGAGGAGTTGCCCCGTTGAGGCGATTAGGTGCGGAGAGATGTCACGCGGACCCGGATACATGGGTATAGCTCGTGTGACATGTCCGATAGCGGTGGCGAAAAAACTGTCTGACAGCGGTCGTCTTCTGGTTGGATGGAGTCCAGCCAGGGTACACGTTTTGGAGCAGCGtcctttgcgctgcttcaagtgcATGGGTCTTGGCCACACCAAGGCACTCTGCCCATCTAGGGCTGAACGTGCGGGACTTTGCTTCCGGTGCGGCGTCGATGGCCACAAATCGGCGGGCTGCACGGGGAAGCTGCGCTGCGCAGTGTGTGCGGACGCTGGAAAGCCCTCCGGGCACATGATGGGGTCGAGGGAGTGCATCCCACCCATCACGAATTTTAAGGTGGTCTTAGGCACACAGACCACCTCCAATGTCGGACGGCACCAGGCCGAGGAGGAAGCTGCAATGTCGTCATGA